In a genomic window of Nostoc sp. UHCC 0870:
- a CDS encoding sensor histidine kinase, which produces MQTQQPIPVESSLESEKVPVEETSNDELPTIEFPSRGKLKASSWRIHQKIGYGYFVAIGIGFFGSLTGLVIANYYRGREIRQFNQAQEQRQLLSDYKDAVIGAQLHSSKMTAFLEDKQQLPAKKNEFLQNVEKAKNLEQKIDKFIDRNPDKLAATSANLQTLLQDYAFYLKSYVDKIDTVLKESNQQQVAVTRDKLLEIMRGQTAVQLDQLSEKLTNILRTAEEQEQKRQTDVEQAKGVERLIVMLSMLVSVAIAGIIAWRTSRAIAEPVIIVTQVAEQVARKHNFDLRAPVTTEDEIGLLAKSLNHLIERVSERTKELEKAKEQAEAASKAKSRFLANVSHELRTPLNAVIGLSQLLQDDATDLNLSGDFITDLETINSAGRHLLELINDILDLSKIEAEKMSIYPENFEIATLINNVVLTVKPAIEKNGNVLAVYCDEHLGSMYADQTRMRQVLLNLLSNAAKFTTNGKITLTVKNDREDCSPEAPLGMITFNVSDTGIGMSPTQQQQLFQPFIQGDTSTTKKYGGTGLGLAISRHFCQLMGGEILVQSQMGVGSTFIVHLPLTVQE; this is translated from the coding sequence ATGCAAACTCAACAGCCAATCCCTGTGGAAAGCAGTTTAGAAAGCGAAAAAGTGCCAGTAGAAGAGACATCCAACGATGAACTCCCGACTATAGAATTTCCCTCACGAGGGAAACTCAAAGCCAGTTCCTGGCGCATACATCAGAAAATTGGTTATGGTTATTTTGTGGCGATTGGCATTGGCTTTTTCGGCTCACTCACTGGGTTAGTCATCGCCAACTACTACCGTGGGAGAGAAATCAGGCAATTTAATCAAGCTCAGGAGCAACGACAACTACTGAGTGATTATAAAGATGCAGTTATCGGCGCACAACTGCATAGCTCTAAAATGACCGCGTTTTTAGAAGACAAACAGCAATTACCAGCGAAAAAGAACGAATTTTTGCAGAATGTAGAGAAAGCTAAGAATTTAGAGCAGAAAATCGACAAATTTATTGATAGAAACCCTGACAAATTAGCGGCGACAAGTGCTAATTTACAGACTCTATTACAAGATTACGCCTTTTACTTAAAATCCTATGTTGACAAAATAGATACAGTTTTAAAGGAAAGTAATCAACAGCAGGTTGCTGTGACGAGAGACAAGCTGTTGGAAATTATGCGTGGTCAAACAGCCGTACAACTAGACCAGCTATCAGAAAAATTAACTAATATCCTCCGTACTGCGGAAGAGCAAGAACAGAAAAGACAAACAGATGTAGAACAAGCTAAGGGAGTAGAGAGATTAATTGTCATGCTGAGTATGCTGGTGTCAGTAGCGATCGCTGGCATCATAGCATGGCGAACCAGTCGAGCGATCGCAGAACCAGTGATCATTGTCACTCAAGTTGCTGAACAAGTAGCACGGAAACACAATTTTGATTTACGCGCACCAGTCACCACCGAAGACGAAATTGGTTTATTAGCAAAATCTTTAAATCATCTGATTGAACGGGTATCAGAACGCACAAAAGAACTAGAAAAAGCCAAAGAACAAGCCGAAGCCGCTAGCAAAGCCAAAAGTAGATTTTTGGCTAATGTCAGTCACGAGTTACGTACACCCTTAAATGCAGTGATTGGCTTAAGCCAACTGCTACAAGATGATGCAACTGATCTAAATTTATCAGGAGACTTCATCACTGACTTAGAAACTATCAACTCTGCTGGTAGACACCTACTGGAACTGATTAACGACATCCTCGACTTATCAAAAATTGAAGCCGAGAAAATGTCTATCTACCCAGAGAATTTTGAGATTGCTACGCTAATTAATAACGTTGTCCTTACAGTCAAACCAGCTATAGAAAAAAATGGCAATGTGTTAGCTGTGTATTGTGATGAACACTTAGGCTCAATGTACGCTGATCAAACCAGGATGCGGCAGGTATTATTAAACTTATTAAGTAACGCTGCTAAGTTTACCACTAACGGCAAGATAACGCTAACAGTTAAGAATGACAGAGAGGACTGCTCACCAGAAGCTCCCCTGGGAATGATTACTTTCAATGTTAGTGATACAGGTATTGGGATGTCTCCCACACAACAGCAACAATTATTTCAACCCTTTATCCAAGGTGACACCTCTACCACGAAAAAGTATGGCGGTACAGGACTGGGTTTAGCTATCAGTCGCCACTTTTGTCAGCTGATGGGCGGTGAAATTTTGGTGCAAAGTCAGATGGGAGTTGGTTCTACTTTCATTGTTCATCTACCATTGACTGTGCAGGAGTAA
- the pcrA gene encoding DNA helicase PcrA: MTTSIDFLSHLNPSQRQAVEHYCGPLLVVAGAGSGKTRALTYRIANLILKHRVAPENILAVTFTNKAAREMKERIQRLFAEQLAMAEHGKKLDLLPEYEQTKLRSRVYKTTIKELWCGTFHSLFSRLLRFDIEKYQDEKGRKWDKNFSIFDESDVMSLIKEIVTKQLNLDDKKFDPRSVRYAISNAKNQGFSPQELEKEQPNYRGRVIADVYNRYQDKLTENNALDFDDLILIPTRLFQQNEQVLGYWHRKFCHVLVDEYQDTNRTQYDLIRLLATNGEEKKTEWNWQNRSVFVVGDADQSIYSFRMADFTILLEFQNDFGDALADEDTRTMVKLEENYRSCENILQAANELIENNTQRIDKVLKPTRGAGEQIYCHKADDELAEADFVIRQIRSLEHQHPELDWGSFAILYRTNAQSRPFEEQLVRNQIPYTVVGGMKFYDRKEIKDVLAYLRAIANPADTVSLLRVINTPRRGIGKATMDNLINASQQLNTTLWEILSDETSVNTLAGRSAKAVNNFAKMINRWQGEIATVPVSEMVTGILEDSGYVQDLQNQGTDEAEDRIQNVQELYNAVLQFQEENEDVSLTAFLQSTALSSDLDNLKEGQTAVSLMTLHASKGLEFPVVFLVGLEQGLFPNYRSMNDPAALEEERRLCYVGITRAQERLHLSFARERRLYGSREPAMRSQFLDELPPELLANPGQKRQTHTKNSTSNGKQTVNQNWQVGERVLHKSFGLGEITHIFGEGNKVSVAVKFASLGQKIIDPRVAQLQKMD; the protein is encoded by the coding sequence ATGACTACAAGCATCGACTTTCTCAGCCATCTTAACCCCAGCCAACGCCAAGCCGTGGAACATTACTGCGGCCCTTTGCTCGTTGTAGCTGGTGCGGGTTCTGGTAAAACACGCGCCTTAACTTACCGAATTGCTAACTTGATTCTCAAACACCGTGTCGCGCCGGAAAATATTTTGGCGGTGACTTTCACCAACAAAGCCGCACGGGAGATGAAAGAACGGATTCAGAGGCTATTTGCTGAACAGTTAGCAATGGCAGAACATGGAAAAAAGTTGGATTTATTGCCAGAATACGAACAAACAAAACTGCGATCGCGCGTTTATAAAACTACTATCAAAGAGTTGTGGTGTGGCACTTTCCACAGTCTATTTTCGCGGCTTCTCCGCTTTGATATTGAAAAATACCAAGATGAAAAAGGTAGAAAATGGGATAAAAATTTCTCTATCTTTGATGAATCTGATGTAATGAGTTTAATTAAAGAAATTGTCACCAAACAATTAAATTTAGACGATAAAAAATTTGACCCCCGTTCTGTACGTTACGCCATTAGTAACGCTAAAAACCAAGGCTTTTCACCGCAAGAATTAGAGAAAGAACAGCCGAATTATCGCGGACGGGTAATAGCTGATGTCTACAATCGTTATCAAGATAAACTCACAGAAAATAATGCTCTAGACTTTGATGATTTAATTCTGATTCCTACCAGATTATTTCAGCAAAATGAGCAAGTTTTGGGGTATTGGCATCGCAAATTTTGCCATGTGCTTGTAGATGAATATCAAGATACCAACCGCACCCAATATGACCTGATTCGCCTGTTAGCGACTAATGGGGAAGAGAAAAAGACGGAATGGAATTGGCAGAATCGCTCAGTTTTTGTCGTAGGTGATGCCGACCAATCTATTTACAGCTTTAGAATGGCAGATTTCACCATTCTCTTAGAGTTTCAGAATGACTTTGGTGATGCTTTAGCTGATGAAGATACGCGTACAATGGTGAAGTTAGAAGAAAACTATCGCTCTTGTGAAAACATTCTCCAAGCTGCCAATGAACTCATTGAAAATAACACCCAACGCATTGATAAAGTCCTCAAACCGACAAGGGGAGCGGGTGAGCAAATTTATTGTCATAAAGCAGATGATGAACTAGCTGAAGCCGATTTTGTCATTAGACAAATTCGCAGCTTAGAACATCAACATCCTGAATTAGATTGGGGTAGTTTTGCCATTCTTTATCGTACCAACGCCCAATCTCGCCCCTTTGAAGAACAGTTAGTCAGGAATCAAATTCCTTACACAGTCGTCGGCGGGATGAAATTTTATGACCGTAAAGAAATTAAAGATGTCTTAGCTTATTTAAGAGCGATCGCCAACCCAGCCGATACCGTGAGTTTATTAAGAGTTATTAATACACCCCGGCGTGGTATTGGTAAAGCCACTATGGATAATTTAATCAATGCTTCCCAGCAATTAAACACAACATTGTGGGAAATATTGAGTGATGAGACTTCAGTCAATACTTTAGCTGGACGTTCTGCCAAAGCTGTCAATAACTTTGCTAAGATGATTAACCGTTGGCAAGGAGAAATAGCCACAGTTCCCGTTTCGGAGATGGTAACGGGAATTTTAGAAGATTCTGGTTACGTGCAAGACTTACAAAATCAAGGAACAGACGAAGCTGAAGACAGAATCCAAAATGTCCAAGAACTTTACAACGCTGTACTGCAATTTCAAGAAGAAAATGAAGATGTTTCTTTAACAGCCTTCTTACAAAGTACCGCCCTCAGTTCTGATTTAGATAACTTAAAAGAGGGTCAAACAGCCGTTTCTTTGATGACCTTACACGCTTCTAAAGGCTTGGAGTTTCCCGTAGTCTTCTTGGTGGGATTAGAACAGGGACTATTCCCCAATTACCGTTCCATGAACGATCCAGCCGCCTTAGAAGAAGAACGCCGTCTGTGTTACGTGGGAATTACCCGCGCCCAAGAACGCTTACACTTATCCTTTGCCCGTGAACGCCGCTTATATGGCTCACGAGAACCCGCCATGCGATCGCAATTTCTCGACGAATTACCCCCAGAATTATTAGCAAATCCCGGTCAAAAGCGGCAAACTCATACCAAAAATTCTACAAGTAATGGCAAGCAAACAGTTAATCAAAATTGGCAAGTAGGTGAGCGAGTTTTACACAAAAGTTTTGGTCTTGGTGAAATAACTCACATTTTTGGCGAAGGAAATAAGGTATCTGTAGCAGTTAAATTCGCAAGTTTGGGACAAAAGATTATTGACCCTAGAGTAGCGCAGTTGCAAAAAATGGACTGA
- a CDS encoding FeoA family protein: MNALSTVKIGQPQTVVSLRTQDDAVLQKLMAFGILPGSHLVLEQRFPSYVITVGRTRTALDQETAQIIFVESR, from the coding sequence ATGAACGCCTTATCAACAGTCAAGATAGGTCAACCACAAACGGTAGTGAGTTTACGAACTCAAGATGATGCAGTGTTACAAAAGCTGATGGCATTCGGCATTTTACCCGGTAGCCATTTGGTGCTAGAGCAACGTTTTCCATCCTATGTCATCACAGTTGGCAGAACCCGCACTGCGTTAGATCAAGAAACAGCACAGATTATTTTTGTAGAATCGCGATAA
- a CDS encoding ferrous iron transporter B, translating into MISEVIYPEPIESAIAQLESWWQNLGVGAASSKENRYLFGNYSLSQRSVALLLLQKDPALWQTLQQDQEQCRHLEVLITVTQNQLQQPIGLAIANSRQSQAQAIERAVLHQTKQARSSLSETLHKLTVNPITGFPILVIILYYGVYKFVGEFGAGELVDRIETFFESQINPIVNQITAQVIPWRPIQDLIAHDYGIITLGIRYATAIVLPVVATYFLMFSLLEDSGYLPRLSLMLDRLFKSVGLSGRAVIPMVLGLGCDTMATIVTRTLETNRERLIATFLLSLAIPCAAQWGVIVGLLAQKPAALLFWVGFITAIFLVVGYLTARLLPGKSGRFYMEVPPLRLPKLRNVFIKTWVRMKWYFVEVLPLFIWASVLIWAGRLTGLFDVIIRGIEPLTLALGMPKQAAPIFLYGFFRRDYGAAGLFDLQQQGSLTGNQLVVAAIVLTLFLPCIAQLQMLIKERGSKTTLAIVLFIFPFAFLMGYVVNTGLTLFGVNF; encoded by the coding sequence ATGATCAGCGAAGTTATTTATCCCGAACCAATTGAAAGCGCGATCGCACAACTAGAATCGTGGTGGCAAAATTTAGGCGTTGGCGCAGCCTCTTCAAAGGAGAATCGCTATTTATTTGGCAATTATTCGCTTTCACAGCGTAGCGTAGCTTTATTACTGTTACAAAAAGACCCAGCTTTATGGCAAACCTTGCAACAGGATCAAGAACAGTGTCGTCATCTGGAAGTATTGATTACCGTCACGCAAAATCAACTCCAACAACCCATCGGATTAGCGATCGCCAATTCTCGTCAAAGTCAGGCTCAAGCTATAGAACGAGCAGTTTTACATCAAACCAAACAGGCGCGATCGTCATTGTCTGAGACACTCCACAAACTCACCGTCAACCCCATTACCGGGTTTCCCATTCTTGTAATTATCCTTTACTACGGAGTCTATAAATTTGTCGGTGAATTTGGGGCAGGGGAACTAGTTGATCGCATCGAAACCTTTTTTGAATCACAAATCAACCCAATAGTCAATCAAATCACTGCTCAAGTCATTCCCTGGCGACCAATTCAAGACTTGATTGCTCATGACTATGGCATTATTACCTTGGGGATTCGCTACGCTACAGCCATTGTCTTACCCGTGGTTGCTACCTACTTTTTGATGTTCTCATTACTAGAAGATAGCGGCTATCTCCCACGTTTGTCTTTAATGTTAGATCGGTTATTTAAATCCGTGGGGTTATCTGGTCGCGCAGTCATTCCAATGGTTTTGGGCTTAGGTTGCGACACGATGGCAACGATTGTCACCCGCACTCTGGAAACCAACCGGGAACGATTAATTGCGACGTTTTTACTCTCCCTTGCTATTCCCTGTGCAGCGCAGTGGGGTGTAATTGTAGGATTACTGGCACAAAAACCCGCCGCCTTACTGTTTTGGGTAGGCTTTATCACTGCCATCTTTTTGGTAGTTGGCTATCTCACCGCCAGATTATTACCCGGTAAATCTGGCAGGTTTTACATGGAAGTTCCACCTTTGCGGCTGCCCAAATTGCGGAACGTCTTCATCAAAACCTGGGTGCGGATGAAGTGGTATTTTGTGGAAGTCTTGCCGTTGTTTATTTGGGCATCAGTCTTGATTTGGGCAGGACGGTTAACCGGATTATTTGATGTGATTATTCGGGGAATTGAACCTCTGACCTTGGCGTTGGGAATGCCGAAACAAGCAGCACCGATATTTCTCTACGGTTTCTTTAGAAGAGATTATGGTGCAGCCGGACTGTTTGATTTACAGCAGCAAGGTAGCCTGACAGGTAATCAGTTGGTGGTGGCGGCGATTGTCTTAACTTTGTTTCTACCCTGTATTGCCCAATTACAAATGCTGATTAAAGAACGAGGAAGCAAAACTACATTAGCGATCGTACTATTTATTTTCCCCTTCGCCTTCCTCATGGGATATGTTGTCAACACCGGCTTAACCTTATTTGGGGTGAATTTTTAA
- a CDS encoding FeoB small GTPase domain-containing protein, which translates to MECHNCKSQGQSCGKRSHKLPFFRKSQQYLAKQVSPSPPIALVGMPNVGKSVLFNALTGIYVTVSNYPGTTVEVSRGLAQIGEQSITVIDTPGMYSLMPISEEEKVARDLLLTEPVASVIHVVDAKNLGRMLSLTFQLIEAGLPVLLAVNMMDEARRWGLDIQQDALERELGIPVVCMAAALNQGIDELRYRIAPFLSIQAAMIPA; encoded by the coding sequence ATGGAATGTCATAACTGTAAATCTCAAGGTCAATCGTGTGGAAAGCGATCGCATAAATTGCCATTTTTTCGTAAAAGTCAGCAATATTTAGCCAAGCAAGTTTCCCCAAGTCCCCCAATTGCCTTGGTAGGAATGCCCAATGTTGGTAAGAGTGTGCTGTTCAATGCACTGACTGGAATTTATGTTACGGTTTCTAATTACCCCGGTACGACTGTAGAGGTGAGTCGTGGGCTAGCGCAGATAGGGGAACAAAGCATAACGGTGATTGATACACCAGGGATGTATTCGTTGATGCCCATCAGCGAAGAAGAAAAAGTTGCCAGAGATTTATTGCTAACAGAACCTGTAGCATCTGTGATTCATGTGGTGGATGCGAAGAACTTGGGACGGATGTTGTCTCTCACCTTTCAACTCATCGAAGCTGGACTACCTGTTTTACTCGCCGTCAACATGATGGATGAAGCGCGTCGTTGGGGACTGGATATACAACAGGATGCACTCGAACGTGAGTTAGGAATTCCAGTAGTCTGCATGGCGGCGGCTTTGAATCAAGGTATAGATGAATTGCGATACAGGATTGCACCATTCCTGTCGATTCAGGCTGCCATGATACCTGCGTAA
- the psbA gene encoding photosystem II q(b) protein produces MTATLQQRQSANVWDRFCEWITSTNNRLYIGWFGVLMIPTLLAATTCFIIAFIAAPPVDIDGIREPVAGSLLYGNNIISGAVVPSSNAIGLHFYPIWEAASLDEWLYNGGPYQLVIFHFLTGVFCYLGREWELSYRLGMRPWICLAFSAPVAAATAVFLVYPIGQGSFSDGMPLGISGTFNFMIVFQAEHNILMHPFHMLGVAGVFGGSLFSAMHGSLVTSSLVRETTENESQNYGYKFGQEEETYNIVAAHGYFGRLIFQYASFNNSRSLHFFLAAWPVIGIWFTALGVSTMAFNLNGFNFNQSIIDSQGRVIATWADVINRANLGMEVMHERNAHNFPLDLAAGEVAPVAISAPAING; encoded by the coding sequence ATGACCGCAACCTTACAACAGCGTCAAAGCGCGAACGTATGGGATCGCTTCTGCGAGTGGATTACCAGCACCAATAACCGTCTATACATCGGTTGGTTCGGAGTCCTGATGATCCCCACCCTGCTAGCAGCAACCACCTGCTTTATCATCGCCTTCATCGCCGCACCTCCAGTAGACATCGATGGTATCCGCGAACCAGTAGCAGGTTCATTACTCTACGGAAACAACATCATCTCCGGTGCAGTTGTTCCATCCTCTAACGCCATTGGCTTACACTTCTACCCCATTTGGGAAGCAGCTTCCTTAGATGAGTGGTTGTACAACGGTGGTCCTTACCAATTGGTAATCTTCCACTTCTTGACCGGCGTATTCTGTTACTTAGGTCGGGAATGGGAATTGTCCTACCGCTTAGGAATGCGTCCTTGGATTTGCCTAGCATTCTCTGCACCAGTAGCAGCAGCAACCGCAGTCTTCTTGGTCTACCCCATCGGACAAGGTTCATTCTCTGATGGTATGCCCTTGGGTATCTCCGGCACATTCAACTTCATGATTGTGTTCCAAGCAGAACACAACATCCTGATGCACCCCTTCCATATGTTAGGTGTAGCGGGTGTATTCGGTGGCTCATTGTTCTCCGCAATGCACGGTTCTCTAGTAACATCTTCCTTAGTTCGTGAGACAACCGAAAACGAATCACAGAACTACGGTTACAAATTCGGACAAGAAGAAGAAACCTACAACATTGTGGCAGCACACGGTTACTTCGGTCGCTTAATCTTCCAATACGCATCATTCAACAACAGCCGTTCCTTGCACTTCTTCCTCGCTGCTTGGCCTGTCATCGGTATCTGGTTTACCGCTTTGGGTGTCAGCACAATGGCGTTCAACTTGAACGGTTTCAACTTCAACCAATCCATCATTGATTCTCAAGGTCGTGTCATCGCTACTTGGGCTGATGTAATCAACCGCGCTAACCTGGGTATGGAAGTAATGCACGAGCGTAACGCTCACAACTTCCCCTTAGATTTGGCTGCTGGTGAAGTTGCTCCTGTTGCTATCAGCGCACCTGCTATCAACGGTTAA
- the ppk2 gene encoding polyphosphate kinase 2 — protein sequence MNIEQDNGNMMKEAMESPLKTLKTNKKSAKNIKKLKFKKHTTEGEGSSKISNRLYEKEIAKLQLELVKMQYWVKFTGARIVIIFEGRDAAGKGGTIKRIAEPLNPRGCRIVALGTPSDREKTQWYFQRYVAHLPAAGEIVLFDRSWYNRAGVESVMGFCTEEQYKNFMQDCPEFERMLVREGIILLKYWFSVSDDEQERRFQSRTTDPARRWKLSPMDLESRDRWMEYSKAKDVMFAHTNIPEAPWFTVEADDKKRARLNCVYHILSKIPYVDMTPEPLELSPRKSGDNYVRPPRNEQFFVPKIY from the coding sequence ATGAACATTGAGCAAGACAATGGAAATATGATGAAAGAGGCGATGGAATCCCCGCTCAAAACCCTAAAAACCAATAAAAAGAGCGCGAAAAATATCAAAAAACTAAAGTTCAAAAAACATACGACTGAAGGTGAAGGAAGTTCTAAAATATCCAATCGGCTCTACGAAAAAGAAATAGCCAAGTTGCAATTAGAACTGGTGAAAATGCAATATTGGGTAAAGTTTACAGGTGCGAGGATTGTCATTATTTTTGAAGGAAGGGATGCCGCAGGTAAGGGGGGTACGATTAAACGGATTGCAGAACCGTTGAATCCCCGTGGCTGTCGTATCGTCGCTTTAGGTACGCCCAGCGATCGCGAAAAAACCCAATGGTACTTCCAACGTTATGTAGCTCATCTACCAGCTGCGGGTGAAATTGTTTTGTTTGACCGCAGTTGGTATAACCGTGCTGGCGTAGAATCTGTGATGGGATTCTGTACAGAAGAACAGTACAAGAATTTCATGCAAGATTGTCCAGAATTTGAACGAATGTTGGTGCGTGAGGGCATCATTCTGCTGAAGTATTGGTTTTCTGTCAGTGATGATGAGCAAGAACGACGCTTTCAATCAAGAACCACTGATCCCGCACGGCGGTGGAAACTCAGTCCAATGGATCTCGAATCGCGCGATCGCTGGATGGAATACTCTAAAGCCAAGGATGTCATGTTTGCCCACACCAATATCCCTGAAGCACCCTGGTTTACCGTGGAAGCAGACGACAAAAAACGCGCTCGCTTGAATTGTGTTTACCACATCCTCAGCAAGATTCCCTACGTGGATATGACTCCAGAACCCCTAGAACTGTCTCCCCGGAAGTCTGGCGATAACTATGTCAGACCCCCCCGAAATGAACAGTTCTTTGTACCAAAGATTTATTAG
- a CDS encoding GNAT family N-acetyltransferase produces the protein MIEIIEADLSLPAHADAIVQLMDEYALDPMGGGKGLSDYVKANLSAELAKRKAAHVILALVDGEPAGLVVCLEGFSTFACKPLLNIHDVIVALPHRGKGLSKLLLQKAEEIAFDLGCCKLTL, from the coding sequence ATGATTGAAATTATTGAAGCAGACCTTAGTCTGCCTGCTCATGCGGACGCTATTGTTCAATTAATGGATGAGTATGCACTTGACCCGATGGGTGGTGGTAAAGGTCTGTCTGACTACGTTAAAGCAAATCTTTCAGCAGAACTTGCAAAGCGAAAAGCCGCTCATGTCATTCTCGCACTTGTTGATGGCGAACCCGCAGGGCTTGTTGTCTGCCTAGAAGGATTCTCTACGTTCGCGTGTAAACCATTACTTAATATTCACGATGTCATCGTTGCTTTACCCCACCGTGGTAAAGGCTTGTCTAAACTGCTGCTACAGAAAGCGGAGGAGATCGCTTTTGATTTGGGCTGCTGCAAACTCACGCTATAG
- the rpsU gene encoding 30S ribosomal protein S21, with the protein MTQIVVGENEHLESALRRFKREVSKAGIFQDMRKHRHFETPIEKCKRKKLALQKQGKRRFRT; encoded by the coding sequence ATGACGCAAATAGTAGTGGGCGAAAATGAACACCTTGAGTCAGCCTTACGCCGATTTAAGCGAGAAGTTTCCAAGGCGGGAATTTTTCAAGATATGAGAAAGCATCGTCACTTTGAAACACCTATTGAAAAATGCAAGCGCAAAAAACTTGCCTTGCAAAAGCAGGGTAAGAGACGTTTCCGTACTTGA
- a CDS encoding RNA recognition motif domain-containing protein — MSIYVGNLSYQVTEEDIKGVFAEYGTVKRVQVPTDRETGRPRGFAFVEMETDAEETAAIDGLDGAEWMGRDLKVNKAKPREDRGSSGGNRGGYGGGGGRNRY, encoded by the coding sequence ATGTCAATTTACGTAGGTAATCTCTCTTATCAAGTTACGGAAGAAGATATTAAGGGTGTTTTTGCCGAATATGGTACTGTAAAGCGGGTTCAAGTACCTACTGACCGGGAAACAGGCCGTCCGCGAGGCTTTGCTTTCGTAGAGATGGAAACAGATGCCGAAGAAACAGCCGCCATTGATGGTCTTGATGGGGCTGAATGGATGGGTCGTGACCTGAAAGTTAACAAAGCCAAGCCCAGAGAAGATAGAGGTTCATCTGGCGGCAATCGAGGTGGATATGGTGGAGGTGGTGGACGTAATCGCTACTAA
- the infC gene encoding translation initiation factor IF-3, translating into MIDHENNNRGLIDTREALQLAESLELDLVVVSEGKDAPVAKIVNYGKLQYQKKKRQGHSAKPTVKEVRLRPNVGVADYNLRIEQAIGWLNKGDSVKFVIRLRGREHQYREQAGELLERIVNALGQVGKVQSLDKRSLVAQVIPA; encoded by the coding sequence TTGATTGACCATGAAAATAACAACCGTGGTCTCATAGATACACGGGAAGCTCTACAGCTAGCAGAAAGCCTAGAACTTGACCTAGTTGTAGTGTCGGAAGGTAAAGACGCTCCAGTCGCCAAGATTGTCAACTATGGTAAGCTTCAGTACCAAAAGAAAAAGCGTCAGGGACACAGTGCTAAACCGACAGTAAAGGAAGTCCGGCTTCGCCCGAATGTAGGTGTGGCGGATTACAACTTACGTATCGAACAAGCTATTGGGTGGTTGAATAAGGGTGATTCAGTCAAGTTTGTGATTCGTTTACGAGGTCGAGAACATCAATATCGTGAACAGGCTGGAGAACTGTTAGAGCGCATTGTTAATGCTCTGGGTCAAGTTGGGAAAGTTCAATCGCTTGATAAACGTTCACTGGTTGCTCAAGTGATTCCTGCCTAA
- a CDS encoding peroxiredoxin: MPVKVGDTAPNFTLPAQNGSTVSLSDFRGNKSVVLYFYPKDDTPGCTAESCAFRDQYEVFQNAGAEVIGVSGDSRESHQRFATKYNLPFTLLSDQGDQVRKLYGATAAFGLFPGRVTYVISQEGIVQYVFDSMLNFKGHVEEALKTLQNLAAS; encoded by the coding sequence ATGCCAGTTAAAGTTGGGGATACTGCCCCAAATTTCACTCTACCTGCTCAAAATGGCTCAACTGTTAGTCTGAGCGATTTTCGAGGCAATAAATCTGTGGTGTTGTACTTTTACCCCAAGGATGACACACCCGGATGTACAGCAGAATCTTGCGCTTTTCGTGACCAGTATGAAGTTTTTCAAAATGCTGGTGCTGAGGTCATTGGTGTTAGTGGTGATTCTAGGGAATCTCACCAGCGATTTGCCACTAAGTACAATCTACCTTTTACACTCTTGAGTGATCAAGGTGATCAAGTACGCAAACTATACGGTGCAACAGCTGCTTTTGGTTTGTTCCCTGGACGCGTTACCTACGTCATCTCGCAAGAGGGAATTGTGCAGTATGTATTTGATTCCATGTTGAATTTCAAAGGACACGTTGAGGAAGCATTGAAAACTCTACAAAATCTAGCAGCCAGCTAG
- a CDS encoding PAM68 family protein: MPAEESERTRLPFEPQKKRQKPAKAKSTPPIKSPKPEQLEKQQQTFTKEEMAIPQVVSQRMIRRVAAFCGIPTALGISALVVSYLLATYSDIKLAPIAVLLVNMGLFGLGVLGITYGVLSASWDEDRVGSLLGFGEFSTNWGRMVDGWRETRQNKA; encoded by the coding sequence ATGCCTGCTGAAGAATCTGAACGGACTCGGTTGCCTTTTGAACCCCAAAAAAAACGCCAAAAACCTGCAAAAGCTAAGAGTACCCCACCGATAAAATCCCCAAAACCGGAACAACTGGAAAAACAGCAGCAGACCTTTACTAAAGAAGAGATGGCTATTCCCCAGGTAGTGAGTCAACGCATGATCCGGCGAGTAGCGGCATTTTGCGGTATTCCCACAGCCTTGGGTATTTCTGCTTTAGTGGTCAGTTACCTGCTAGCTACCTACTCCGATATCAAACTAGCCCCCATCGCTGTATTACTAGTGAATATGGGACTTTTTGGTTTAGGTGTGTTAGGTATCACCTATGGTGTTCTTTCTGCCTCATGGGACGAAGATAGAGTTGGCAGTCTACTAGGTTTTGGTGAATTTAGCACCAATTGGGGAAGAATGGTAGACGGTTGGCGGGAAACTAGGCAGAACAAAGCATGA